The Ogataea parapolymorpha DL-1 chromosome III, whole genome shotgun sequence nucleotide sequence AACTGAATAGCTCGACCGTTGAAGTCTTTGTGGATTTTTTGGttccaagaaagagatACAAGGAACTCTTCaatgtcttctttttcattGAAAGACATCTAGGACTTAGCATGAACTACTTTCTATTACATACACTTTCGGGAATGATAATGGAATGGTCTTCGTTTCCTGGCCAGCTTATCACAGAACCCTTATTACTTTATTACCACTATCTCCGGAACAAACGAGGATTCAAAATTCCGAAAGCACTTGTTGCTAGGGTAAACGAGAGGTTGAAATTGGACGGAGGATATGATAAAACTCGTGCTTCTAATCTTATCAGGATTGTTGCTCAATCGAACTCTTCCCGTTTGACAATATAGTCGGGACGATCGTCGggtacaaaaaaaatatcttaTTAAAGTATGTATAACCATCAAGGTATAATTCACTAATCAATATAGATTTCTTATATCGACCACAACTTAAAAATCATAAATCTGTTCGCAGTATATGAATCAAAGagtcaatttttcaaaatcttgCTACTCTGACCATGTCACCTTGTGCTGTGAGAGATTCTCAGGATCGATATGACGAGCTGCAATGCTATCTGTACTCGGAAGCAGAGTCTATGAGCGAGTTTTTGAAATGTTGCTATGACCCTTCTCATCTTTTGAACCAGGAGAACTGTCAcgacgatgaagatgatgatCAATCAGATTGCTGCTTTGATTATTGCTGTTTCGATAATTGTGTGGATGTTCCCGATCACGAAAAGCCGATTCAGGAGACAATATCTACTGCTACATCACCGGACAGACAGATCAAGCTCGAAACTTTTCACTCCGATTCTGCGTATTTTAGCCGGGATGGGCGATTTAATTTCTCAAACAATAACTTGCCTGGCAATAACGAAGATAAGCTGGGGACAATGGATTTACTCGCCAATATGTTCCCCTGTGCTGCTAACCCACCTAAGGTATTTCCACAAGTTAGTGTCAATGATATGCGACAAGAAAATAAGTACTTGTCGCAGTCACATCATCACCATATGCACTTTGAGGATCAGTACAATGGGAATGTGGTTCGACATGATATTATTATTCCTTCGAACATCCATACTCATTTGCATAGCCACAGCCACCACCACTGTCCTGACCATGAACAGGATCAACATGGTGCTTTAAACCCCCCacatcatcatcaccatcatcatcatcagcTAAATCCAACTCATGCTGTTaccaaggaagaggagaaTCATGCGCCTTCGCGCAAGAGAGTGAAACTGACCAATGAAGAGCCCTCAAACTTCATATCATGCAAATGGAATGGCTGCAATGATGAACTGGATAGCTCATCTTTCAACCAACATATCTTAGACTCTCATATCAATACCAAGTCGGATACGTATGACTGTGAATGGAAAGAATGTTTCTTTTCAACAGATAACCTTGATGATCTCCTTCTGCATGCTGGATTACATTTAGACCAATCCCCAGTGCCCATTGAGACTTTGACAAATACCTCGGCTAGTACGAAACCTGCTCCCCACAATCATGCCTCACATGCGGAGCATACATGCCTATGGGTTTCGGGGGATGGCTCGACCTGCAATGAACAATTCATGACGACGACAGATCTAACAAACCATGTTATAGAAGTTCACGTTCAATCCAAGAAATCTGAATACACATGCCGCTGGAAAGATTGCACTAGAGAACTGAAACCTTTTACTCAACGCCAGAAAGTCATTAGACACTTGAATACTCATACGAAACATAAGCCATTTGTATGCCATTATTGTATGAAAAGCTTTTCCTTGGAATTGATGCTTGAGCAGCATTTAAGGACCCATACTGGGGAAACTCCGTTCAAATGTAATGTTTGCGGTAAAGAGTTCAAAACTTCGTCATCTTACACGATACATCAGAGAATACATACCGGTGAAAAACCGTTGGAATGTCAGGTTTGCGGTAAAAAGTTCAGGGAGTCATCGAACCTCAACAAACATATGAAGACTCACACAAGAAAATTTAAGTGCGAATGCTGTATGAAGAGTTTTGATGACGAGGTAAAGTTCAAGAAGCATCAGACATTGTGTCAAGAAATCGGACGTCCAAATCTAAAATGCAGTTGCCGTGTGGACCAAGAGGTTGGTGTAAAAGTAGGGCATTGATAATTAGTTCTATGTATATGCATACTGTGAATCTAGCAGACTTTATCGCTTGACACTTCCCACAACTCCGATATCGAGGAATAAACTCAAAATTAACGCCAAGCCCGAAAAGCCAATTCCCACGTAGTAACAGTATTTCATTCCCTCAAAAAGTTCTTCTAGATGGTCAGCCTGGCTGGCTTGCCCATAGTATGGGTCTCTGGA carries:
- a CDS encoding Zinc-responsive transcriptional regulator ZAP1; translated protein: MSPCAVRDSQDRYDELQCYLYSEAESMSEFLKCCYDPSHLLNQENCHDDEDDDQSDCCFDYCCFDNCVDVPDHEKPIQETISTATSPDRQIKLETFHSDSAYFSRDGRFNFSNNNLPGNNEDKLGTMDLLANMFPCAANPPKVFPQVSVNDMRQENKYLSQSHHHHMHFEDQYNGNVVRHDIIIPSNIHTHLHSHSHHHCPDHEQDQHGALNPPHHHHHHHHQLNPTHAVTKEEENHAPSRKRVKLTNEEPSNFISCKWNGCNDELDSSSFNQHILDSHINTKSDTYDCEWKECFFSTDNLDDLLLHAGLHLDQSPVPIETLTNTSASTKPAPHNHASHAEHTCLWVSGDGSTCNEQFMTTTDLTNHVIEVHVQSKKSEYTCRWKDCTRELKPFTQRQKVIRHLNTHTKHKPFVCHYCMKSFSLELMLEQHLRTHTGETPFKCNVCGKEFKTSSSYTIHQRIHTGEKPLECQVCGKKFRESSNLNKHMKTHTRKFKCECCMKSFDDEVKFKKHQTLCQEIGRPNLKCSCRVDQEVGVKVGH